The following proteins are co-located in the Coraliomargarita sinensis genome:
- a CDS encoding purine-nucleoside phosphorylase, translated as MKVPEDILAFQPEVGLVLGSGLGFFADDRIEVEGRLPYAGIEGFPVSTVPGHAGQFVYGRLNGKRVLCMQGRFHYYEGYSMEQVTLPVRLMHQVGIKNLVLTNAAGGIDPDLNPGDFMLLRDHINFLGTNPLIGDRSEDGPRFPDMSAVYDPGLRTKLKDWAAGQSVDLKEGVYLATTGPSFETPAEIRAFATLGADAVGMSTVPEAIVARKLGLRVLGISCITNAAAGISQGPLTHEEVSVTAEQVRPQFADLLAAAVSFC; from the coding sequence ATGAAGGTACCTGAAGACATTTTAGCATTTCAACCGGAAGTCGGACTCGTTCTCGGTTCGGGACTGGGCTTCTTTGCGGACGACCGGATCGAGGTGGAAGGGCGTCTACCCTATGCCGGGATCGAAGGATTTCCCGTTTCGACGGTTCCGGGGCACGCCGGACAGTTTGTCTATGGCCGCCTGAACGGGAAACGGGTGCTTTGCATGCAGGGGCGCTTTCACTACTACGAAGGCTATTCCATGGAGCAGGTGACCCTGCCGGTCCGGCTGATGCACCAGGTGGGTATAAAAAACCTTGTTCTGACAAATGCCGCCGGGGGCATCGATCCCGACTTGAATCCCGGCGACTTTATGCTGCTTCGAGATCACATTAACTTTCTCGGGACCAACCCTTTAATCGGGGACCGCAGTGAAGACGGCCCGCGCTTTCCCGATATGTCGGCCGTGTATGACCCCGGACTCCGGACAAAGCTGAAGGATTGGGCGGCCGGCCAGTCAGTCGACTTGAAGGAGGGCGTGTATCTGGCGACCACGGGGCCGAGTTTTGAAACGCCGGCGGAGATCCGGGCCTTTGCCACCTTGGGAGCCGATGCCGTCGGCATGTCCACGGTACCCGAGGCGATTGTCGCGCGAAAACTCGGTCTCCGGGTGCTCGGGATTTCCTGTATCACCAATGCGGCCGCAGGCATTTCCCAGGGGCCATTGACGCACGAGGAAGTCTCCGTGACGGCCGAACAGGTCCGCCCGCAGTTTGCAGACTTGCTCGCTGCCGCAGTCTCCTTTTGCTGA
- a CDS encoding thymidine phosphorylase, producing MFAQEIIARKRDGFALSRDEIGQFVDGVVSGAFTDYQSSALLMAIVLRGMSEAETAWLTEAMMHSGRVADLSEISRPKVDKHSTGGVGDKVSLILAPLAAACGLCVPMMSGRGLGHTGGTLDKLDAIPGFRVDLDDAAYRRQLSEAHLALIGQSADMVPADRKLYALRDVTATVESIPLICASILSKKLAEGIDALVLDVKCGRGAFMKTEPEARELAEALVKISRGVGKPTSALITRMDQPLGKAVGNSLEVVEAIDCLKGKGPPDLMEVSYALVAEMLLLGGICQRPDEAEERMEAAITDGRALDAFRELVCAQGGDPAVIEDYGRFPRARERFELCYPGDAPAYLSKLDALAVGEAARLLGAGRAHAESEIDLAVGFVFRKKPGDRLQPGEVMAIIHYNDADKLEAAEARLQTALEYSPDKPEQPGLIIDRLSGV from the coding sequence ATGTTCGCACAGGAGATCATCGCCAGGAAACGAGACGGCTTCGCTCTCTCCAGAGACGAGATCGGGCAATTCGTGGACGGAGTGGTTTCGGGGGCGTTTACCGACTACCAGTCTTCGGCGCTTTTGATGGCGATCGTCCTCCGCGGGATGAGCGAGGCGGAAACCGCCTGGTTAACGGAAGCCATGATGCATTCGGGTCGGGTGGCGGACCTGTCGGAAATCAGTCGCCCGAAAGTGGACAAACACTCGACCGGCGGAGTGGGCGACAAGGTCTCTCTGATTCTTGCCCCCCTGGCTGCGGCCTGCGGGCTCTGTGTGCCGATGATGAGCGGGCGCGGTCTCGGGCACACCGGGGGCACCCTGGATAAGCTCGATGCCATTCCCGGTTTTCGCGTCGATCTCGACGATGCCGCTTATCGGCGACAACTGAGTGAGGCGCACCTCGCCCTGATCGGGCAATCCGCCGACATGGTACCAGCCGACCGCAAGCTCTACGCCCTGCGCGATGTGACCGCGACGGTGGAGAGCATCCCCCTGATTTGTGCCAGCATTCTCAGCAAGAAGCTCGCCGAGGGGATCGACGCCCTGGTGCTCGATGTGAAGTGCGGACGCGGCGCCTTCATGAAGACCGAACCAGAGGCGCGCGAGCTGGCCGAAGCACTGGTCAAAATAAGCCGTGGAGTGGGGAAACCGACTTCTGCGCTGATCACCCGCATGGATCAACCCCTCGGAAAGGCTGTGGGCAACAGTCTGGAAGTGGTGGAGGCGATTGACTGCTTGAAAGGCAAGGGTCCGCCCGACCTGATGGAGGTGAGCTATGCCCTGGTGGCAGAGATGCTCCTGCTCGGAGGCATTTGTCAAAGACCGGACGAAGCCGAAGAACGAATGGAAGCGGCGATCACCGATGGCCGTGCCCTGGATGCCTTTCGCGAACTTGTGTGTGCCCAGGGCGGTGATCCCGCCGTGATTGAAGATTACGGTCGATTCCCCCGGGCCCGGGAACGGTTCGAGCTCTGCTATCCGGGAGACGCGCCTGCCTACTTGAGCAAGCTGGATGCCCTTGCCGTGGGAGAGGCGGCCCGCTTGCTCGGTGCCGGAAGAGCCCATGCCGAATCGGAAATCGATTTGGCGGTTGGTTTTGTCTTCAGGAAGAAGCCGGGCGACAGGCTTCAACCCGGTGAGGTGATGGCAATCATCCACTACAATGACGCCGATAAACTAGAAGCAGCCGAGGCGCGCCTGCAGACGGCCCTGGAATATTCGCCTGACAAACCGGAACAGCCCGGATTAATTATCGACCGATTGAGTGGCGTATGA